One window of the Bacillus alkalicellulosilyticus genome contains the following:
- a CDS encoding nucleotidyltransferase family protein produces MNTNYLDNEERLVLMLAKKNLSKEERGILIQLMESHLDWERIMGSLSLHRIKGIAWSNLKKIFGRDFNIKLTYPNFFKELDYAYRYQMLKAKENMKLTLEVCNEFEKNNVKHVVLKGFVSSSVIYNDFGMREFGDNDILIHSSQLEQALTILKDKGYTQGNYNVINDEITEASRREKIVRTMVSHEVIPLVHKGNPILPHHEVDLQFSIDLMTGNKTDMEVQQLLNRRVEMKLGEGSFYTLDLYDFLIFLCIHFYKEAISLMEVLHYGDLNLYKLCDIYYLIEDFSNINWKEFLFRIQQLNVEKEVYYSLHYVINIFDLMIPVNIIKAISPKNLDYINEVYYYNNENVAHVWGDPIIKRIFNIDRVKQIKVNEEFLGDRG; encoded by the coding sequence ATGAATACGAACTATTTGGATAATGAAGAAAGATTGGTGTTAATGTTAGCTAAGAAGAATCTTTCTAAAGAGGAAAGAGGGATTTTAATACAATTAATGGAGAGTCATCTTGATTGGGAAAGAATCATGGGCTCTTTATCTTTACATAGAATAAAAGGAATCGCATGGAGTAATCTAAAAAAAATATTTGGAAGGGATTTTAATATAAAATTAACCTATCCAAATTTCTTTAAAGAATTAGACTATGCTTATCGATATCAGATGTTAAAAGCAAAAGAAAATATGAAACTCACATTAGAGGTATGTAATGAATTTGAAAAGAATAATGTAAAACATGTTGTTTTAAAGGGTTTTGTATCTTCCTCTGTAATTTATAATGATTTTGGAATGAGAGAATTTGGGGATAATGATATTCTAATTCATTCTTCACAACTTGAGCAAGCACTAACTATTCTAAAAGATAAGGGTTACACTCAGGGGAATTATAATGTAATCAATGATGAAATAACGGAAGCAAGTAGGAGAGAAAAAATAGTTAGAACAATGGTCTCGCATGAAGTAATTCCGCTAGTTCACAAAGGAAATCCAATACTACCTCACCATGAAGTAGACTTACAATTTTCAATTGATCTTATGACTGGCAATAAAACCGACATGGAAGTTCAACAACTGTTAAATCGGCGTGTTGAAATGAAGTTAGGTGAGGGGAGTTTTTATACATTAGACTTATACGATTTCTTAATCTTTCTTTGCATTCATTTTTATAAGGAGGCAATATCATTAATGGAAGTTTTGCATTATGGTGATTTAAATCTGTATAAACTCTGTGATATCTATTATTTAATTGAAGATTTTTCTAATATTAATTGGAAAGAATTCCTATTCAGAATACAACAATTAAATGTTGAAAAAGAAGTATATTATTCTCTTCATTATGTGATTAATATTTTTGATTTAATGATACCTGTGAATATAATTAAAGCTATTTCTCCCAAGAATCTAGATTATATCAATGAAGTTTATTATTACAACAATGAAAATGTAGCACATGTTTGGGGAGATCCTATTATAAAGAGAATATTTAATATAGACAGAGTAAAACAAATAAAAGTAAATGAAGAGTTTTTAGGAGATAGAGGATAA
- a CDS encoding phosphopantetheine-binding protein, producing the protein MEVSRFEEIMREHVVDQFDMERELSNMGIDSLGTIDLILDLEDAFDIEFPDEYLNEESFKNGNSIWGSINEIIKMKLDR; encoded by the coding sequence ATGGAAGTTAGTAGATTTGAAGAAATTATGAGAGAACATGTAGTTGACCAGTTTGATATGGAAAGGGAACTCAGCAATATGGGTATAGACTCATTGGGAACAATTGATTTAATTTTGGATTTAGAAGACGCCTTTGATATAGAGTTTCCAGATGAATACTTAAATGAAGAGTCATTCAAAAATGGAAATAGCATTTGGGGTTCAATAAATGAGATTATAAAAATGAAACTAGATAGGTGA
- a CDS encoding acyl-CoA dehydrogenase family protein, translating into MELLLERFKSIASEFEKYSDELDNSNRFPSTNLEKLKEARLMAPMIPKEYGGDGAKLELLVKAAQIISSSCLSTGMIWAMHCQQLCIIINHANEDIKKQILPKIADSQSYIVSVTSEYKTSDSRYLNEMTIDNNVINISRAAPNVTGANYGDIFIILMNDYLGKGPVFALAERNSLKINTQSNWNTMGMKGTESCSVSIKSSIKFDDILGAGMTNKIQSYTAVPIGHIMWVSSWLGACKGVLERFLKLIRSNELKGHYNLKSDLFLESVGKVRMKIDMIQGYLDSVLYEYITNDKKVFDELKYKIKVNNLKISASEYLFQAVDELLQIAGLNLGYQRNKLIPLERVFRDLRSARLMLNNHKLLSINGKLSFLDR; encoded by the coding sequence ATGGAACTTTTACTAGAACGGTTTAAATCAATAGCATCTGAATTCGAAAAATATTCAGATGAACTCGATAATAGCAATCGTTTTCCTTCTACCAACCTTGAAAAATTAAAAGAAGCTAGATTGATGGCTCCGATGATACCTAAGGAGTATGGAGGAGATGGAGCTAAATTAGAATTATTAGTTAAAGCTGCTCAAATAATATCATCTAGCTGTTTATCGACAGGGATGATTTGGGCTATGCATTGTCAACAACTGTGCATAATAATTAACCATGCCAATGAGGACATAAAGAAACAAATACTACCTAAGATTGCTGATTCTCAGAGTTATATTGTATCTGTTACATCTGAATATAAAACTAGTGACAGTCGATATCTAAATGAAATGACCATAGATAATAATGTAATAAATATCTCCAGAGCAGCTCCTAATGTAACAGGTGCTAACTATGGTGATATTTTTATCATTTTAATGAATGACTATCTTGGGAAAGGTCCAGTTTTTGCATTAGCTGAACGAAACAGTTTAAAAATAAACACACAAAGTAACTGGAACACGATGGGAATGAAAGGTACAGAAAGTTGTAGTGTCTCTATAAAGTCTAGTATAAAGTTTGATGATATTTTAGGTGCAGGGATGACTAACAAAATACAGTCGTACACAGCAGTTCCTATAGGTCACATAATGTGGGTTTCAAGTTGGTTAGGTGCATGTAAAGGTGTTTTAGAACGCTTTTTGAAATTAATTAGATCTAATGAATTAAAAGGTCATTATAATCTTAAGTCAGATCTATTTTTAGAAAGTGTAGGCAAAGTTAGAATGAAAATTGATATGATTCAAGGTTATTTAGATAGTGTTTTATATGAGTATATTACTAATGATAAAAAGGTTTTTGATGAATTAAAATACAAAATTAAGGTGAATAATCTTAAGATATCTGCATCAGAATATTTATTTCAAGCTGTTGACGAATTGTTACAAATAGCTGGTTTGAACTTAGGTTATCAAAGAAACAAATTAATTCCATTAGAAAGAGTGTTCAGAGACCTTAGATCAGCTAGATTAATGTTAAATAATCATAAATTACTAAGTATTAATGGGAAATTAAGTTTCTTAGACAGGTAG
- the sbnA gene encoding 2,3-diaminopropionate biosynthesis protein SbnA translates to MNLYNELIDRVGNTPLIELKPNWLGNNEMKVKLEYFNPTGSIKDRAAKFIINKLLNSGEINSDTLLIESSSGNFGVALSFFSKINNLNFSCVIDQNINPINEFLIETMSSQVYKITIPDEHGGYLLNRIKKVNELCTSYPNSYWINQYANPYNAEAYYMTLGQELCDELEEIDYLFVGVSSGGTITGLSQRIKEDNPNCKIIAVDVKGSVIFGDKPKKRLIPGIGSSMVPEILNQAIIDDYVHVDELAVIDSCHELLKNHMVYAGGSSGAVFAAVKVYLERISKPGMNAKIVTIFPDRGDRYSSTIYNNKWISKYKSQLVSEFR, encoded by the coding sequence ATGAATTTATATAATGAATTAATTGATAGAGTAGGAAATACGCCCCTAATAGAATTAAAACCAAATTGGTTAGGAAATAATGAAATGAAAGTTAAATTAGAGTATTTCAATCCAACAGGAAGTATAAAAGATAGAGCGGCAAAATTTATTATTAACAAATTGTTAAATAGTGGGGAGATCAACAGTGATACTTTACTGATTGAATCTTCCTCTGGAAATTTCGGTGTAGCTCTATCATTTTTTTCAAAAATAAACAATTTAAATTTCTCATGTGTAATTGACCAAAATATAAACCCTATTAACGAATTTTTAATTGAGACCATGAGTAGTCAAGTATATAAAATTACTATTCCTGATGAGCATGGAGGGTATCTCTTAAATAGAATAAAAAAAGTAAATGAATTATGTACTAGTTATCCCAATAGCTATTGGATTAATCAATACGCAAATCCATATAATGCAGAAGCTTATTATATGACATTAGGGCAAGAACTTTGCGACGAATTAGAGGAAATAGACTATTTATTTGTTGGTGTAAGCTCTGGCGGAACTATTACTGGGCTCTCTCAACGGATTAAAGAGGATAATCCAAATTGTAAGATTATTGCAGTTGATGTAAAAGGTTCCGTTATTTTTGGTGACAAGCCTAAAAAAAGATTAATACCTGGTATAGGCTCTAGCATGGTTCCTGAAATTTTAAATCAAGCTATTATTGATGATTATGTTCATGTTGATGAATTAGCCGTAATCGATAGTTGTCATGAACTTTTAAAAAATCATATGGTGTATGCGGGTGGATCATCTGGGGCTGTTTTTGCTGCTGTAAAAGTATACCTTGAAAGAATTTCAAAGCCGGGAATGAATGCTAAAATAGTTACAATTTTTCCTGACCGTGGAGATAGATATTCTTCCACCATCTATAATAATAAATGGATATCAAAATACAAGTCACAATTAGTTTCTGAATTTAGATAA
- a CDS encoding 2,3-diaminopropionate biosynthesis protein SbnB — protein MLKTLGTNWNELVANVEEAVKIMHEDDFSQPIKPYLRYKDQKNRIIAMPAYIGGLINKSGIKWISSFPDNINYNKPRAHSVLILNNAETGEPISIINGALLSIYRTVAVSALVAKYVDIVREFSNFNLGIIGFGPIGQNHLKCFEDLYNEKINNIMIYDKKTINNDLLKTNHKINVCSSWQEVYKNSDILITCTVSDKRYINLSPKKGSLHLNVSLRDYEPSIYDHMKDSIIVDNWEEVCRENTDIEIMHKQKGLKKSDTYSINDVVLKNAIRNIPLENSIMFNPMGMSIFDITIGSYYYTKALDNNIGIRLD, from the coding sequence ATACTAAAGACATTAGGTACTAATTGGAATGAGTTGGTTGCTAATGTAGAAGAAGCTGTGAAAATTATGCATGAAGATGATTTTTCTCAACCAATAAAACCATATTTAAGATATAAGGACCAAAAAAATAGAATAATTGCAATGCCAGCATACATTGGAGGTTTAATAAATAAATCTGGAATTAAGTGGATATCGAGTTTCCCTGACAATATAAACTATAATAAACCAAGAGCCCATAGTGTCTTAATACTTAACAATGCTGAAACTGGTGAACCAATTTCTATTATTAATGGTGCTTTACTGAGTATTTATAGAACTGTAGCGGTTTCTGCGCTAGTGGCCAAGTACGTTGACATAGTAAGGGAGTTTTCAAACTTCAACCTTGGTATAATTGGATTTGGTCCGATTGGACAAAACCATTTAAAATGTTTTGAGGATTTATACAATGAAAAAATAAATAATATTATGATTTATGATAAAAAAACAATAAACAATGATTTATTGAAAACTAATCACAAGATAAATGTGTGCTCTAGCTGGCAAGAAGTTTATAAGAATTCAGATATATTAATAACTTGTACTGTTTCAGATAAAAGGTATATAAATCTTTCTCCTAAAAAAGGGTCATTACATTTAAATGTATCTCTTAGAGATTACGAACCTAGCATCTATGACCACATGAAAGATTCAATAATAGTAGACAATTGGGAGGAAGTTTGCAGAGAAAACACCGATATAGAAATAATGCATAAACAAAAGGGCCTTAAAAAATCTGATACGTATTCTATTAATGATGTTGTATTAAAAAATGCAATTAGAAATATACCTTTGGAGAACTCAATTATGTTTAATCCAATGGGCATGTCAATATTTGATATTACTATTGGAAGTTATTATTATACCAAAGCCTTAGATAATAATATTGGGATTAGACTTGATTAG